One window of Caldisericia bacterium genomic DNA carries:
- a CDS encoding HAD family hydrolase, which yields MIKLIIFDFDGTLFDTKYDIARSVNIYLKELGFRELPEEKIFKFIGNGSDYLLKRSLEELGEKDFNKYNIERFLEIYNEEATKSVKPFDGIECVLKVLKDKFKIYIVTNKDENSAKIILKKFGFEKYFNKVIGRDTYNLKKPDAKLMEIIIREENLRPHEVLVIGDSEIDFQFAKNLNTKVAIVLWGGIGEKEELKKLNADYILYEPIEILNIFKY from the coding sequence ATGATTAAACTCATAATTTTTGATTTTGATGGAACACTTTTTGATACAAAATATGATATTGCAAGAAGTGTAAATATATATTTAAAAGAACTTGGTTTTAGAGAACTTCCAGAAGAGAAAATCTTTAAATTTATTGGGAATGGTTCAGACTATTTATTAAAAAGGAGTTTAGAAGAATTAGGCGAAAAGGATTTCAACAAATATAACATTGAAAGATTTTTAGAAATTTATAACGAAGAGGCTACAAAATCTGTAAAACCATTTGATGGAATTGAATGTGTTTTAAAAGTGTTAAAGGATAAATTTAAAATTTATATTGTTACAAATAAAGACGAAAATAGTGCGAAAATCATTTTAAAAAAATTTGGTTTTGAAAAATATTTTAATAAAGTTATTGGAAGGGACACATATAATTTGAAAAAACCAGATGCAAAACTTATGGAAATTATAATTAGAGAGGAAAATTTAAGGCCTCATGAGGTTTTAGTAATTGGTGATAGCGAAATAGATTTTCAATTTGCCAAAAATTTAAACACAAAAGTAGCTATTGTTTTGTGGGGAGGAATTGGAGAGAAAGAAGAGTTAAAAAAATTAAATGCAGATTATATTTTATATGAACCAATAGAGATATTAAACATTTTTAAATATTAA